cacacacagacacacacacacacacacacatacacacagagacacacacacacacacagagagacacacacacacacacacacacagacacacacacacacacacacacacacacacacatagacacacacacacacacacacacacatagacacacacacacagacacacacacacacagagacacacacacacacagacacagacacagacacacacacagacatagacacacacagacacacagatacacacacacacagacacacacacacacacacacacacacacacacacacacagacacacagatacacacacacacagacacacacacacacacacagacacacacacacacacacagacacacacacacacagacacacagacacacacacacacacacacacacacacacacacagacacacacacacacagacacacacacacacacacacacacacacagacacagacacacacacacacacacacacacacacacacagacacacacacacacacacacacacagacacacacacacacacacacacacacacacacacacacacacacacacacagacacacacacagacacacacagacacagacacagacacacacacacacacacacacacacacacagacacacacacagacacacacagacacagacacagacacacacacacacacacacacacacacacacacacacacacacacacagagacacacacacacacacacacacacacatagacacacacacacagagacacacacacacacacacacacacacacacagacacacacacacacacacacacacacacacacacacatagacacacacacagagacacacacacacacacacacacacacagacagacacacacacacagacacagacacacacacacacacacacacagacacacacacacacacacacacacagacacacacacacacagacacacacacacacacacacacacacacacacagacacacacacacacacacagacgtaccTGTTGCTGTTCcagttgtgttttgtgtctggTAATGTTTCCTTTCTCCAACAGCTGTCTTTGGTTCTTCTCAAACTCTTCCTtaccctgaaacacacacacacacacacacacacacacacacacacacacacacacacagtgttacaCTTTGACTCCTCTCTTTGTTGTCCACTAGAGAGGCCTCTGCCTCCCTCTAGTGGTTAAGAACATGAACTACATTAACATGAGTGTTCTCTAATAAATCTAATAAACTTTAAGTGTCagtaatgacacacacacacacagacacacagtgtgtgtgtgtgtgtgtgtgtgtgtgtgtgtacctgtagatggaCGTAGTCGTAGTCCTCCATCCAGCCTTCCTCTGTGGTCTCATACGGCCGGTCCAcgccctcctcttctcctgcagctgtAAACTTTGGCGGCGAGGGGAGGGGCCGTGACTGAATGTTGGCCTTCTCCCCTCCCTGATAGCTTCCACTTCCTGATCCCGTCATGTGACCGCTGACCTCCCCTGGGATTGGAGGAAGgggcagctgctgctgttgccgGTTGGTCCGTTTAAAGAGCAGCGAGGCGTTACCGTGGAGAAACGATGCGAGCTGTTTGGCGTCGTCAGGGATGCCTCTCGCCGTCATGATTAGCCGGTCTAAGTCGTCCCCGCCTTGTGGGGGCGCCGTGAGCACTGAGTGCGACCAGGAGACGGCGTCTAAGCTCTGACTGTGTCGGATCAAACTCTGGAACACCTCCTCCATCTTCCCCACCTGACGGCCCAGTTTGGTCTGCAGGGACCGGTCGGTGGCTTGGGCAGCGTTCGCCACAGCGCTACGGGCAAACTCCAGGAAGTCCCGGACCGAGGAGCGGACGCGGTCGGCGGCCTGATGGATGGCGGGGAGGTTCCCCTCCAGGTGAGCCGGGCTCCTCCAGTTACCTGTGATGAATGACATCATGAGGGACACGCTCGACTCCACGGCCTGCTGGAGACGAGACAGACGCTCCATGGCCTGCTCCAGGTCCAAGATGAGGGGTTTCCCCGGGATGGATCCAGGGGCAGgaagtgaggaggaggtgtCGCGGACAGGGACCAGGTCTAAGGACGAAGCAGAGTGGTTGCTCCGTGTGCTTCCTGTGCTCGAGGCCGAAAGACGTTTAAAGGACATGGACAGATCGTCAGAGGTCGACTGAGCGTCACGAACAACCTgcagaaagaaatacaaaaaaatgactctctctctctctctgtctgtctgtctgtctgtctgtctgtctctgtctgtctgtctgtctctctctctgtctgtctgtctgtctgtctctgtctgtctgtctgtctctctctctgtctgtctgtctctgtctgtctgtctgtctctctctctgtctgtctgtctgtctgtctgtctgtctctgtctgtctgtctgtctctctctctgtctgtctgtctgtctgtctgtctgtctgtctctgtctgtctgtctgtctgtctctgtctgtctgtctgtctgtctgtctctctctctgtctgtctgtctgtctgtctgtctgtctgtctctgtctgtctgtctgtctgtctctgtctgtctgtctgtctgtctgtctgtctctctgtctgtctgtctgtctgtctgtctgtctgtctctgtctgtctgtctgtctgtctgtctgtctgtctgtctgtctctgtctgtctgtctgtctctctctctctctgtctgtctgtctgtctctgtctgtctgtctgtctctctctctgtctgtctctgtctgtctctgtctgtctgtctgtctctctgtctcgctctctctgtctgtctgtctctgtctgtctgtctgtctctccctctgtctgtctctgtctgtctgtctgtctgtctgtctctctctgtctgtctctctgtctgtctgtctgtctctctctctctgtctgtctctctctctgtctgtctgtctctctgtctgtctctctgtctgtctgtctctgtctgtctgtctgtctgtctctgtctgtctctgtctgtctgtctgtctctctgtctgtctgtctgtctgtctctgtctgtctgtctctctctctctgtctctctctctgtctgtctgtctgtctgtctctgtctgtctgtctgtctctctctctgtctgtctgtctgtctgtctgtctctgtctgtctgtctgtctgtctctgtctgtctgtctgtctgtctgtctgtctctctctctctctgtctgtctgtctgtctgtctgtctctgtctgtctgtctgtctgtctgtctctgtctgtctgtctgtctgtctgtctctctctctgtctgtctgtctgtctgtctgtctgtctctgtctgtctgtctgtctgtctgtctctgtctgtctgtctgtctgtctctctctctgtctgtctgtctgtctctgtctgtctgtctgtctctctctctgtctgtctgtctctctgtctgtctgtctgtctgtctgtctgtctctctgtctgtctgtctgtctgtctgtctctctctctgtctgtctgtctgtctctgtctgtctgtctctctctctgtctgtcagtctctctctctctgtctgtctctgtctgtctgtctgtctctctgtctgtctgtctgtctgtctgtctctctctctctctctgtctgtctctctctgtctgtctctctgtctgtctgtctgtctgtctgtctgtctgtctgtctctctctctctgtctgtctgtctgtctgtctctctctctctgtctgtctgtctctctctctctgtctctctgtctgtctgtctgtctctctctctctgtctgtctgtctgtctgtctgtctgtctgtctctctctctctgtctgtctgtctgtctgtctctctctctgtctgtctgtctgtctctctgtctctctctgtctgtctctctatctctctctgtctgtctgtctctctctgtctgtctctctgtctgtctctctctctctccctctctctctgtctctctccctctctctctgtctctctctctctctgtctctctgtctctctctctgtctctctccctctctctctgtctctctctctctctctctgtctctctgtctctctctctctgtctctctctctctccctctctctctctctccctctctctctctgtctctctctctctgtctctctctctctctctgtctctgtctctctctctctctgtctctctctctctctctccctctctctgtctctctctctctgtctctctctctctgtctctctctctctgtctctctctgtctctctctctgtctctctctctctctctctctctctctgtctctctccctctctctgtctctctctctctgtctctctctctctctctccctctctctctctgtctctctctccctctctccctctctctctctccctctctctctctctctgtctctctctctctctgtatctctccctctctctctctgtctctctctctctgtctctctctgtctctctctctctgtctctctctctctgtctctctctctctgtatctctccctctctctctgtctctctctctctgtctctctctgtctctctctctctgtctctctctctctgtctctctctctctctctgtctctctctctctctctctctctgtctctctctgtctctctctctctgtctctctccctctctttctctctctgtctctctctctctctccctctctctttaatATTGTgctactgtccctttaagagacGTACCTGTGGCGGGACGTCGTACACGTAGtggtctcctctctctccacctttttcctctctctctcggggGAAGTCGTACACGTCCTGGGCGTGGTTACCTGCGGTCCGCAGGCTGGCCGGGATGTCGTAGATGTCCTGGCGGGCTTGGCTGACTCCGCCCCTGTCTCCACGGTAACGCTTGTCAGTCAGGATGGGGGGCGGGACGTCGTACACGTCCTCCGGGATCGGGGGCTCGTCGTCGTCCTCGTTCAGGTTGTTGTGAAGGTACTGGCCGGGGGGGAAGGGGGCCGGGGGTTTTAATTTGGCAAAGTGGGGGGGCACGTCGTAGgtctcctctctgattggctgagcaTCAGGGATGTCCTTACTGACAGACGGTGGGAAGTCGTACAcctgaagaaagacagagaaatgtcTTCAGGTGATCAGCAGGAAGCTGCttcatgatttatatttaaaacacaataaatacgTATTTTACCGTCTGCTGCGTGTTCTTGTCTGTGCTCGCCGGGGTGTCGTATATATCTTGACCACTAGAGGGCCCCTTCACCACCATGGGAGGAGTGTCATACACCtgaacacagagggagaggaagagtgaaagatctgtgtgtgtgtgtgtgtgtgtgtgtgtgtgtgtgtgtgtgtgtgtgtgtgtgtgtgtgtgtgtgtgtgtgtgtgtgtgtctgtgtctgtgtgtctgtgtgtgtgtgtctgtgtgtctgtgtgtctgtgtgtgtgtgtgtgtgtgtgtctgtgtgtctgtgtgtctgtgtgtgtctgtgtgtgtctgtgtgtctgtgtgtgtgtgtctgtgtgtctgtgtgtctgtgtgtgtgtgtgtgtgtgtgtgtctgtgtctgtgtgtctgtgtgtgtgtgtctgtgtgtctgtgtgtctgtgtgtgtgtgtgtgtgtgtgtgtgtgtgtgtgtgcgcgctcgTCTTTCTTCCTCAGATTGCTGACTTCAAACAAAAACCTGAAGCTTCATCCATTAT
This genomic interval from Labrus mixtus chromosome 4, fLabMix1.1, whole genome shotgun sequence contains the following:
- the bcar1 gene encoding breast cancer anti-estrogen resistance protein 1; protein product: MVIIVFQISHHPSVCVCVCVQVVVPTRVGQVYVYDTVKAEQDEYDVLPRHQPPTQQDIYDVPPTRQQYNTQVYDTPPMVVKGPSSGQDIYDTPASTDKNTQQTVYDFPPSVSKDIPDAQPIREETYDVPPHFAKLKPPAPFPPGQYLHNNLNEDDDEPPIPEDVYDVPPPILTDKRYRGDRGGVSQARQDIYDIPASLRTAGNHAQDVYDFPREREEKGGERGDHYVYDVPPQVVRDAQSTSDDLSMSFKRLSASSTGSTRSNHSASSLDLVPVRDTSSSLPAPGSIPGKPLILDLEQAMERLSRLQQAVESSVSLMMSFITGNWRSPAHLEGNLPAIHQAADRVRSSVRDFLEFARSAVANAAQATDRSLQTKLGRQVGKMEEVFQSLIRHSQSLDAVSWSHSVLTAPPQGGDDLDRLIMTARGIPDDAKQLASFLHGNASLLFKRTNRQQQQLPLPPIPGEVSGHMTGSGSGSYQGGEKANIQSRPLPSPPKFTAAGEEEGVDRPYETTEEGWMEDYDYVHLQGKEEFEKNQRQLLEKGNITRHKTQLEQQQIKQFERLEQEVSQPINNDMTGWVPPPHHPLANQVAQNGSGGPSSSKLCHGDRQLLLFYQEQCEQNVTTVTNAIDAFFTSVNSNQPPKIFVAHSKFVILSAHKLVFIGDTLSRQAKSPEVRAHVAQSSNTLCEKLKDIVISTKTAALQYPSPVAVRDMTERVRELAGCTQQFRMALGQLLVM